DNA sequence from the Prochlorothrix hollandica PCC 9006 = CALU 1027 genome:
GAGTACCCCCAGAGATTGGGGTACCCACAAAACCAAGGGCTTAGGCTGCCAAGTTGGTCAGAATGTAGAGCAGAGCAAACAGCACAATCCAGATGATATCGACAAAGTGCCAGTAGATTTCCGCCATTTCCACGCCGGTGTGCTTGTGGTCAGAATAGTGACCTTCCCGCCGCGATCGCCACAACACCCCCAGGATCAACAGTAGCCCCACAAAAACATGGAGACCATGGAACCCTGTCATTAGGTAAAAGCAATTGGCAAAAATATTACTGGTTAAGCCATAGCCCAGGGTGAGATACTCATAGGCTTGGCCCCCTAGGAAAATCGCTCCCATCAGGGCCGTTAGGCCATACCACAGCCGCAGACCTTTAATATCATTGTTTTTGACGGCCACATCCCCCTTGTGGATCACAAAGCTGCTGGACACCAGAATAATGGTGTTGATGGTGGGCAACAGTAACTCCACCTCGGTGCCTTCGGGGGGC
Encoded proteins:
- a CDS encoding cytochrome c oxidase subunit 3; translated protein: MANLTESLSSPAPVEAAAAAGHHEAHPDLRVTGLWIFLISESLMFGGLFATYLILRSSTAQWPPEGTEVELLLPTINTIILVSSSFVIHKGDVAVKNNDIKGLRLWYGLTALMGAIFLGGQAYEYLTLGYGLTSNIFANCFYLMTGFHGLHVFVGLLLILGVLWRSRREGHYSDHKHTGVEMAEIYWHFVDIIWIVLFALLYILTNLAA